ggtgatatttttgctcaacaaatgcttgtctctgagtctgcagacccaccagagaatgccagcttgtttttgccttttgaagtctgcccttgggacttggcggagtagccggatgtgtacttagcccacagtggttcagcgcattaaacctgcctccttgtgggtctgtctattgtggtaccataagggctcagccagcatctgaacgtcattgagataacgcggccagtgagctagggtcaagcacattctcctccagtcacttttactccattgtttcttttactattccacagtcattaattttttaaacaatgctttggtgcaggagcagagcctcattctctcctgctactcttggtggaagtgagtaaaacggtccagactgaaatgcgaccacattttgtagctcaaaagctgcctagacgcttgtaggtcgaattttggttaggggagctgaacacgttgtggtcccccggcagtgccgctcccctcaggcccctgctttcccttgagcaggaggtgaggttgggcctcaccatccccgtgtccctggcctcacacactcacataaattcttgtacatgcagtcaaaatcatttttgttcttgtgtgattctaattttctcttgttcctcttttcctttctctttactcctttttcacttgtactgcccagtgagcatgttgttgcttctgaaaatgtgggctgtgcacaccctgcattggaaatagccagattgccctccgtacagtctccatcgctttaaaaagcaacaacttaacagctgttttgatccatctattatcttagtcattttttaatttctatttttttggaatatttgctttgttagctcatcacccactggtgtttgatacctgttgaaatccttgcttttgaggaacatgtttggtcctccttttatttggtgacaaatgcgcccttattaaatttgtttgattgttttgaagaagtaagatgcgaattgattttgtcgggtgctcagggattcttttcatggagtatttaaacttgtaaggtcaaactctgcagcattttgctcgattcctgcttttacacaaacgtgctcggcacgcggttcctggctgtcgctgtgtgacgtgtgtgacggcgcttcctggccggcggtcactggtgaggaagtggccgccacggaggtgacagctgcaggggacgctgttggaggaagcggtcaccgtttggttctccttggcaggagatgatgtgatgagtcagagtagggtggctgcgaggtgtagcagtgtccaattttcaagtggttttcaggcccaggcttgtggcttagtagccgtgtcagtttgaaggacgcacgcaaggaagtgaaacaatttatctaatcaattgaagcagtgatgtacccaattcccaggactattgtggagatccagtgagatacactgtgcagtgtgcagcgtggtctccagcagagagtcagtgctgagtgagtgccagtgagtatctggtaggtcagttgagggtagtgggactcggtgtctgaggatatctggtccctgaaggaggggtccattcacatctgtgagtgatgggcctgagttgggagacgcagggagaccttaccctccgaccaggggccctggtaaggacggctatgggaggaacaccgtgaagtcagctctttgcatgtggagttggagctgcctttgagacaactaactgcagtgtcacgagcttaaagaggagatctgggcccaggttgtgcattttcctaaaatctcaactcctaaggacgccgaagtattgatcactgaacgtgaagtcatactttaaaggacaaacgaatagtagtattatctctgtcatcaaagctcacgtctatttattcatcactcactttgctaattgggtacttacagagctcacttcaccgtcctcccgtgggctcaggctccacagaaaagagctggtgagactccctcttttctagaataagacacatttagcttgtagacttctgtacctcgccagacttaggaaattagtttgttggtttaattgtattttctgttggccatgtcctgacaggagagaaattttacctcatggtcatgtttcaattagctgttactgagaattgctgatctgatacatagtgtatgtattacattaactttgtagagtagttatcatttttctgtctttgccctttaattttgtttgccccttcagtgttctattctttttggggccttattttttttttattaaaaaatgtctgttagcagttaagaaaaaaaaagcaaagaaaaaatgcacatgagaactaaatttagaaaatgtctagtgtgttttctgtctcggcaatggagggttctagaaactcctgaaaaccttcattacacaagttccttaaaatgctgattgagaaataaaaccttccttcctcatctttcaagctgcacaactcattgtcaagaaagtgagggaaaattctcagaagccaagacaaacgagaaagcagggtttctgagagatacgtgagcgttagaagccgtggtgtgctggttggctcctgaactgattttcagttgccttgacaggagggaaggatgttagccccagacctctcatactaggagttggatgggtgatcatataatgggccaagcccatcctgagaatcttgctttactaaagggtgaaataggaaaaaaaaattcctcaagacaagaaagtaagaaaagtcaattttgttggaagaggggaaaaataacaaatccaaagtaaggatatagtttaaagctgttctggcatgagagtgaccacaaactcctggcagaaaagcacagctactccttgattgataagttgtgttttgaatgaatcagtgaacagctattccgaaaaaggcctccagagtcttgtggatcaagatactggacagcaaacacctctcttccaaggtctcattcaaataaccagaaaggttttaaaggaaactaacaataatctgagttgtatttattgacattactatatgctaagaattcagaggtgactatggagttgtctcctcttttatggaccttattttctctttggggagaaaaatgacatagttgggtatcttggtggagggaggtgttagtctgttgcaattagccaggagaggagattaagaaaacagtgaaagatgggtgaactttttagctgaggacagtcttgttcacttggcttttaattgcaggctcaatgagctgtcactggagggactagatcttacggaggatggacttagctcaggcctcttttgaatggacaagtgaacctggaaaaagacagtcaaatctgtgcagacattaaagttcacttgaacgtgctgcatccctgagccaaagataggacaaatatgcagcaattcttgaggacagaagagtggtttttaaggttctccaagaatgaatcccatggaaccgagatggccagttgtcaaactgagactttgtcctttggacggtgtacccagcaagggtattggccttttatatgtttccatttgtctttaatacatgtctgttgatgaggacatgggcacaaatgtttgacaccttgtcgaggcgattttggatacctgcctagaagcacgggcacagttgcggctgcttcatacatcttgcagcccatccctttccccggctccgtgatcacggcagagtggttccttgttgacctgtccgtttcctctgtgacatcataacccatgaaaagaccggagcatattaacttggctttgttaaagtcaaaggtacagatcaaatatggagtcagatttgttctttcctatttcagtagtaccatggagatggcagtttgggcagctttttgtagtgtcctggaggctttctctctcagcttctgggtgcctctattgaaaacccttcattgctgtctggcctgctggtaatgcacactgcctgttttgccctgaagatgtgttctgtttataaactcatctctactccttggaaaacaactcaagaaaaactcagttggttttccaccagccatgggcaggggtgaggtaaaccgtgttattatttcataaaataatagtaataatagtaatagtcatagtagtagtacttgtagtaatagtaataataataataataataataattataataataataataattataataataataataatattaatagaagtcttaaaacaggacagagcccattggagagagtcaaaaaatgctttctggcttaaatcaaaagtgatgactagtgattccatggctgctgtatttgctaagctaattactcctttgctccattacacatttcttttatctgaaaaagaaatacaaggaaatggtttaaaaaaaactcaaacagagcacaaaaatacacaagtgaaagaagttttccctcatcctctgttctttcagccctctctggagatgcctctgtttactatcctttgggtgcttttccagatatgctttgcacattcccacctatgtatgtaaattcctttaaaattttagttatttttaacttaaagggatttaaatcctcaagtggcttctggccgggtaatataacagaacaaatctgactccatattagatttgttcctttgaatttaaccctgtgctctgtcacctaggcttcatcttgcttgtaaaacaatgttgcctagagcctgaaataaacaggagaccctattctgaaggctctgacctttaaggatatttaacactttttcattcattaaaagatagcaaattgcagaatagaaaataacgtttcttttgttggaggtttacagggatctgacccacgcagatagctgcaagaacaaaggattctaacaagaaggaattcctacactaagaagtttgcactaaccaagcacataggaaaggagcctgaattgtgacttggggagatggttttccaggacatttgtttgccatctaggtctacagaaacttgctattccatgccccaacatctggtctcccaacttattggcctgtcctgcactgaggagaatgaatttggacttggtaacactcctatctacctagaaagctgggcactggagctgagtgttatggaaacaggccagccaagaaaaaagcaccaatcggagtgttggagtactcagaattattatgccggtgggctcagaggggcttcggctccgaagttttgagtacctccaagacgtgcacatgaggttttaaaggcttaattacaagtaaggggggattagccaataaggctcaaagaacaaaaagcaaggaataagtacactggagcttatcaatttgtaacagatcacattactgacacttgttgagcttggaattacgagttaggttgttaggccaataaactgacactaaacttcagatttacgagatagcccagcagaatttagatcagtaaactgacacttatcacacttagatttgtgacttagcttgttagcccagctggacttttccttcacatgaggacagctctcccacacccagggaactactgtgagcccttgatgtttccactagggtgggtatggtttacccaggagggatggggactatgcaccaacactcaggcagtctgctctgtctggggctctgatcttgtaccatcccgctccccgccagcccaacacctgggacagtggagctaaggcagagatcctgcctgcctgtttcccagcgtgtaaaaggggaatatgtgctcttcccaaggtagttctgagcgacaacacctgcgggtgcttggttctcagagcaacagaaaacccagctccgcgtgggggcaacgggtgtgatctccctagggtttctgcagaagcatcggacggagggttggatcacggtggtaaaattgagctgcggggcttgaagggtaacagaagggtacagaggcaggtctgccgcctaggggtgccccagaggtaaagcttttttttctccaactccgctaagaccctcccttctccagagcccttccttctctctgctcatcctgtccatctgtatccctccaattttcccgtcctctccacccgctcccatcttctccctccctcgctgtcccaccttctctcacagaacccagagaggatcgctggccctcctgcgcatgcgcagtcagtgccaagtggtccgctgcttgggagctccatatccgagccggggatcgggcccaaaggcttctcaactacgtcgcccggtaggcctttggttcctgcctggggccggggcctctgactgtggaagtgcaaggtggggggctcccaggaaaggggtcaggcggctgcgggagggcggtccgcctgtcacagaccccaagggcgctagtcagcccgtgttcagatgaattgctcaggccagacccctctgccagcgccacctgccccggcgccccggccacagtgtccagggcctggtgtgcacctgccacctctcacccagccgggatcccctcagtccgcggctggcgccccattcccctctccctcccgctagtcctctcctcccgggcttcctctcctcgtccgccggcccgtccccgcccctgggcgggctgtgtcccgggcgggcggggtctgcggacccggacgggggcgggcgcctgggactggggctggggctgtcctccgagcgaggctgcagcccgcgtccccctccccgctttccctgccccgcgaccccggggctgccctgctctccctttcccgctccctgaggaccagctctgtggcgtgggcgctgctacctgggctgaaagcctccggctctaacgcccagcttctcctggtggagttgggaaaagggagcgtcactgctaagcgaggttctgtctcccccctccatgtttctgcagcaggtaagtaccttgaacgctttcaggtgttatgatggaggtgcttgttgatgtcacgtgtttttatagtgagagggattgcagtggtgaaagcagggcttggttctgttaaaaatgtgctgaaggcatgaggctgtgacatcctccttccttccctctcccagggtgaaaggagtgatcctcgattttcaaaagatagttacagtccctaactagcccagcccagctagtgtgtgttaagaggaacagcaccaccagaggccttggagacccagggatattgcagtcctaaagtgctcctggcatagtttggcttgtttaggttttttgtttttcttaaattgtgggacagactagtgtataaactgaaaaataattgtcaagaaataattttcataggacagttttattgtgatatagttcacacaccatgaattccatccatttaaatggtacaattcagcagctttttgcatattcacagtggtgcatgcattattattccagaacgttttcatcacttcagaaagagcagtggaaatgaatgacctatccacccctcccaagtggtggttctaaagaaatttcttggctattcctgaccataaattaacttgttatattccaagaaaaatctggtaggaattctaaccagaattgaaatgaatctgtctatcaaaacaggaagaatttatacctttatggcataaacttcttctgcccatgaatatatctgggaccctatcttttcatctgaccagagcctggcccatgtgaagtcctcactactttttgggcttgtgaatgatgagattctatacatcgttagttgcaactgtagcctttcacagaagagaaaagtaacctcagtgaagcaagtgactctctgatggtcagaaagagtgtcagccagtgctggagtgatccagtggacttggtgtttgcagctagatttctcgaccacctacagttaaggggattagagagttcttttattttttcttaatggcattgcatttatttttacttattttttaaaattattttttatttaagtgtagtcaatttacaatgttagtttcaagtgtacagcagagattcagttataaacatatgcatatgtatatatatatgttttagattgtttttagtataaatcactacaagaaattgaatatagttccctgtgttatgtagcaggtccttgtcatttattttatatttactaatttgtatctgttaatcccccctttcctgcctgctaaacacagtttgctttctatgtccatgagtccattactaggagcaccatttttcctagtaatacatgctcttttgctgctttcagtttcagtaattccatcttatctgtgggcgcttttcttctggtggccttaatgtggtttgcacacgtggtaatagagatctgtatttgggagaaccccaggcctcgtgtagtccctggtacagagtgcccactgaattgatgcttgaactgggaaaaaagcacagtaaatgttggaatttccactatggttgagaattctataacctcttttgacaaacttaatattggctgcacccattctgggtaatttggtggaaattcatgttatggtggtgaagagacggggccttgtatgcttcttctctttctgttttctaacactcattctcctgggccttccagatcctcccctagaagtgccaggtctggcttggtgctgcgctgaggcaatatttgttaataaggccctttcctcatctcttctgagcctccggttctttctctgcacaatgagggcttagactagataactacttttcagtttcttttaaagccatgtttcctttgagaaacagaaaatgcaaatctctcctctcaaaccaaccctttagattttgaaaagtcctccaaggagtgacatagctctttgtggaaaatgaatgtgattgtgattccaggtgacacagaaaagactattcagagattgattgcagggagagggcaggaaaggggcagtatgtcacactttctagtgtgagcactggagcaggggcttggatttaaatacggtgtctgacgtggcctctctctaatcttgtagaatgtgataaactactctacctcagtttcttgatgtgtcaagttggggtgataatattttaaggcttttgtgaaacattatgcacataagccatttgtgtatgggtagaaacaagacctgctagggattcagggatttgtttaaaaaaaaaaaaaatcttgtccatagcactctgtctgtgtgtatttagtagttcctgaagggtgagggtgagtctaaagtccatcgtgggacaggtggcccatgattctctgtgcccctgaatgccccctgctccccagtcctcttcctcagtccaggatgaagttccctagtagatttactcagaggtcttgtgaaaatggctattcattttattgtttcaccaagaagggctgccatcatgatctctgtggtcaggttttgaagggctgccatcatgatatctggtaagcattctatggaattgggtgtttctatttaatgaaaagaaaaaaattagaaatagaaaattagaacaaggatggtcacatgggctcttggaagtggacaccattagaagttggagggactagtgggctcagtgggaatgttaactgagtgtatctcatgggctgggcattgtcctatttgtactgtgtgttccttatttgagacagtgagctcacctaacctcgaacacctctttaaaaaattagactttttattttgagatgtaatgtagattcccatgtggtagtaagagataatatggagagagcctatggactctttgcccagttttccttaatggttccatcttgcaatattggggtacaattcattactgactcactaacaatttgaggtttgtgttattgccctcatttctatccacgattaaattggggcttagagaagcacacaggcctgtccaggtcacccacattgttagtgcagagtctggtgaacgtgggcttgggatttccaggaagtatcattatgatggtctttggcagggagcagcattcactttgcttgtttattcattcattcaaaaaacatttattgagtaaattctgtgggtcagatgctttcttagggttatctgattcttcagcagtactgagaaccaggtaatgtttatattttttaaactgagaaaattagctctgagaggttataactcccccaaaggaagaatagctcataaaggggggatagtacatttgtacagtcaccactttttatgcaggtggtaccctaggcattttacatttgcaaacatccgtaatccagatatattcttgcaaggcaaggattttttttaattgatgtatagtcaagtttacaatgttgtgtcaattgcaaggtgttttttgacttttgaattaaaaaatactttttcaggagggaaattaggtgtatttatttgtttgattttttaaaatgaggtactggggtttgaacccaggacctcgtacatgctaagcatgtgctccaccaatgaacagtaccctctaccccaaggcaagttttcttatccattactatgaagctaaggggttcaaataaattgaatagaattccagatcttttgatcctactgtggtccttttctttatattctgctgaaggagtttggggaaagcatatcctttgttcatttctttattcagcatttttgagtagtgactttatatcagagccttgctaggtgcttggaaatataaaataagaaatgacacttctctgcaggggcaggaagcctagaccaaaaactgggtaatgtgatccgagctacagtagccatgtgcagactatgaggacaaactgtacccccggatttgctttggcttcccttgccttctgtctggtacacaccaggtcaccgcaacccagatgggcccatagcacacagcagagtatgtacctcgatctcctctcctgtctcggcagggcctgcaacatgagcatccctgactacgtgcagtgtgctgaggaccaccagactcttcccgttgtagtccaaaccatggagatcatctcagaggagaatttcttttgcatctatcagctactcacctcggtgagccatatcagcccatgtggctcccagtggacactctgtatccactacaggcaccgctatgtgcccgagaatgggtggagcgtcttccagaaacactgcaaggtcgtgggccttgtcaccattaccgactgtctctctgccaaggccttggagaagctccacgtgcagaggagctgtatggcacctcgataatgactctcagctctttgtctttgtactgcatgtggaggaagtcgagcagccgcgcaccgacgttgccttcaaatttagaggactgcagggtggtggagaagaggatcgaggacttcactgagtcactcttcatcttgctcaagtccaagtggctggatggtggccccaagaattctggggacaagatccccctcccctgcatcccgtttgagatggaggacttcatgggactggacacagacagcaggtaagtttacctggaggccagtccaccctggctttgtgccggattgcttccctacatccagaaagggatcagcaaggaagaagtctgtcttgtagccaaggggggatggagatgcagcccgccggtttacagacatttcaaagtgaatccgcctttgtttcagagagatccttttagggttagtgtggacacttactcccgctttacagccatgaccatggtgggacccctggggttgctgtccaataaagtagccaaagccactgatgctaggagcactggggaggaggctggactcagctgagatgtgctgtaggtcaaatgcacatcagacactgaggcttgtctagtaaaagcatataaactatctctttacttcccatattgattacatgtcaaaatgatagtattttacatacagtagattaagtaagatctgttcttaaaatcagtttctagtatttgttttttgtttgttggtttgtttctttgtttaccattttaaatgtggcaaatgggaaacgttatttacatggctctcatttcatttctgttgggcagcctgtcctgggacagtctcatccctttgcttatagatgagatgctgaaccccgagaggcggaaagaggagctggttgagctggggctggagccggtgtctcctgcctcccaggcccagcacctattctgctcaggccctctcttcttgcccgacagcctccatgacaagttaggacatcagaaacaccgccggggacttcctaatgaactccttatgcagggaaaggcgtatcacggtgtatgggacagagcagggaaatgttcattctcacttcttccctgtgattaagtcaacggccccacattgcctcggaagtacagacgagctcttctgggctgcctacccccccaacttcagctctgtttcccggtgtatctgttgtgctgtccctcaggcagaagagggtgagatgccttttccgagacgtggaaacctttgctggggagagtgagggaagctgtgttcccccggcctacggcctctgtccttgagtctggagagggctcatggtggtcccacaggtgacggtcggagaacctggcacatgtttctgggcccgctgtgaaggaagtgctctgtgactcttgaacttagctaagatcagatcctactctctggttgttggtaagttggaggagaagatgctagagaattgataaaaagaatgtctagaccagccctgtgagtgagaagcacaggggacacgagtcccacctgcgagagacaatgtagcgggctctggatgaattttctgttcctcccagacatacctctatgacttaaggaaggggagaggcatgctgtagccatgatctgtacttgtcctctcagggccctgtgatctacatgcccgcactccccatctgcttcttaagatgagctggcatgtataggagcctgggcactgctgagggcatagctcccagcaccgtgctacacagagtctggctctgttcacctcacctgtcaactcctgctgaggccccagacattagtcaaggtaggtgcatcagcgaaacctaagcag
The window above is part of the Vicugna pacos unplaced genomic scaffold, VicPac4 scaffold_115, whole genome shotgun sequence genome. Proteins encoded here:
- the LOC140694974 gene encoding trafficking protein particle complex subunit 9-like — protein: MTLSSLSLYCMWRKSSSRAPTLPSNLEDCRVVEKRIEDFTESLFILLKSKWLDGGPKNSGDKIPLPCIPFEMEDFMGLDTDSRACNMSIPDYVQCAEDHQTLPVVVQTMEIISEENFFCIYQLLTSVSHISPCGSQWTLCIHYRHRYVPENGWSVFQKHCKVVGLVTITDCLSAKALEKLHVQRSCMAPR